The DNA sequence TGCCTGATCCCCACGGAAAATCATAGTCCTGGAGTGTCGGCGTTTTTTCAACCCACTATGTAGTGGGTGCGGTTGTTCCCTGTGGACGCCTTGGTTATGTTGCGCCAGCCTGCAGCGATGCCGGATAAAAAGGGAACGCACCATGTTACTGCTGATCGATAACTACGACAGCTTTACCTACAACCTCTGGCACTATCTGGGCGAGTTGGGCGCCGATGTTGTCGTCCACCGCAACGATCAGTTGAGCGTCGATGACGTCGTCGCGATGGCACCGGAAGCGATCGTGATTTCGCCGGGGCCGTGCGATCCCGACCGCGCGGGTATCTGCCTGGAGATGATTGAACGGGTCGGCGCAGAAACGCCGATTTTTGGCGTCTGCCTGGGTCATCAGGCGATTGGCCAGGCATTTGGCGGGCGTATCGAGCGCGCGCCGGCGCCCATGCACGGCAAACTCTCGGATATCGAGCATGACGCCAGAGGCGTCTTTGCCGGCTTGCCCTCGCCGCTCCGCGCGACCCGCTATCATTCCCTCACCATCGCGCCGGCCTCGATCCCGGACTGCCTGGAAGTCACCGCCAAGACGGCGGACGGCGTCATCATGGGCATTCGCCACAAGACTCTGCCGCTGCACGGGGTCCAGTTCCATCCCGAGAGCATCGAATCCGAGCATGGGCACGCGATCCTGAAGAACTTCCTGGACATGCTGCCCAAGAAGGCCAAGGCCGCATGAGCGAAGCGTCCCAGGATCTCAAGCCGCTGATCGCCAAGGTCGCCGCGGGTCAGGCCCTGACGGCCGATGAGGCCGACCGCGCGTTTGCCATCATCATGGCTGGCGAAGCCAGCCATGCCCAAACTGGCGGGTTCTTGATGGCGCTATCGATGCGCGGCGAAACCGTCGAGGAAATCGCCGGCGGCGCCAAGGCGATGCGCGCCAACATGCGCCGTATGAAGGCGCCCCAGGGCGCCATCGACATCGTCGGCACGGGCGGCGATGCCAAGCACACGCTGAACATCTCGACCGCGACCGCCCTTGTCGTCGCGGGTTGCGGCCTGACCGTCGCCAAACATGGCAACCGGGCGGCGTCGTCGAGGTCGGGGGCCGCCGACGTGCTGTCCGTGCTGGGTGTCGACCTGGAAGCCGACTACGACATCGTGCAGCGCGCCATCGACGAGGCAGGCATCGGCTTCATGATCGCCCCGCGTTACCATAGCGCCATGCGTCACGTCATGCCCGCGCGTGTAGAAATGGGTGTAAGAACCGTCTTTAACTTACTGGGACCACTGTCAAATCCAGCCGAAGTTAAACTCTTCTTTGTGGGCGTTTTCGATCGCCGCTGGGTCGAACCTGTCGCGCGCGTTCTGGGCAATCTGGGTGCCGAGCGGGCCTGGGTCGTCCATAGCGCCGACGGCTGCGACGAGATGACACTTGGCGGTGCCAACACGGTCGCCGCGATGGAGAATGGCGCTGTCACGATGATGGAGGTCTCGCCGGCCGACGCCGGTCTTGGCAAGGCATCGCTCGATGCCATCAAGGGCGGCACGCCTGAGGAGAATGCCATGGCTATGCGCGATCTCCTGGAAGGCAAAGCGGGCGTCTATCGCGACACCGTGCTGTTGAACGCCGCCGGCGCGCTGATTGTGGCTGGCAAGGC is a window from the Pseudomonadota bacterium genome containing:
- the trpD gene encoding anthranilate phosphoribosyltransferase, with translation MSEASQDLKPLIAKVAAGQALTADEADRAFAIIMAGEASHAQTGGFLMALSMRGETVEEIAGGAKAMRANMRRMKAPQGAIDIVGTGGDAKHTLNISTATALVVAGCGLTVAKHGNRAASSRSGAADVLSVLGVDLEADYDIVQRAIDEAGIGFMIAPRYHSAMRHVMPARVEMGVRTVFNLLGPLSNPAEVKLFFVGVFDRRWVEPVARVLGNLGAERAWVVHSADGCDEMTLGGANTVAAMENGAVTMMEVSPADAGLGKASLDAIKGGTPEENAMAMRDLLEGKAGVYRDTVLLNAAGALIVAGKANDLRDGVAIAANAIDSGAARASLDRLVTVTSGG
- a CDS encoding aminodeoxychorismate/anthranilate synthase component II; the protein is MLLLIDNYDSFTYNLWHYLGELGADVVVHRNDQLSVDDVVAMAPEAIVISPGPCDPDRAGICLEMIERVGAETPIFGVCLGHQAIGQAFGGRIERAPAPMHGKLSDIEHDARGVFAGLPSPLRATRYHSLTIAPASIPDCLEVTAKTADGVIMGIRHKTLPLHGVQFHPESIESEHGHAILKNFLDMLPKKAKAA